The Acropora palmata chromosome 10, jaAcrPala1.3, whole genome shotgun sequence genome contains a region encoding:
- the LOC141893595 gene encoding uncharacterized protein LOC141893595 isoform X2 codes for MADDLASFIESQKQKLEKERAEILQGQKGEDRSRTSPRGNLPDKRHFQEAPAPVLERTRAKVKGIADDDSSGGLKLGGYEKHQEKLRQERKEEYRKYLAEKNFRSTGKVEPVLSENSQSSTSGHKPNERQLVRDEDDDGDDHFYPSRGKGKENFDEHDAGRDYYSNERYGNREQGNRFESYEDLLQKKRAQERKYRGLDDPDFGSDRSLRLNARQYKEASRSDGYLSRRYNDDYDDWSHSRSRLRGHRERSFESKRVRFHDEDDLDDGSWVMPRRRLDYFDDDEDEDKLQESARRKGKRSQRRNSAHLPERDLPKDETLQRSKTDSSIRSQSAPLESTGLLGVLGSEESKSVQAKKKEQYRRDLQQQMQEQADNKKRERMLRLGVEQESSGRPLNSQFDRTPPGAASGLYGQSQAQGYDMSLANHGPRTRPPSHPAVHPNPYDDPYYSYGGLESGTSQGLSLDAPRGTTHTTTQGNRVPGARLDAGATGGGPDPFSRHAGKDLSPLSGFQPPGGFSSLATGEHDAASIEKKKAAQQAYQEELKKQMVERNARKEIAKQEKERYERRIEQQAANYNPWGKGGGGAPIRDSTGHLVANLRTLKQMNDQGVNMSPRDQPPSVETRFEATNDSFQSPRTSAVTEASPMMQAAGQIGGRTGFGRSDPLKEAQPQDDLKKAAKLEYQECLRKQVEQKEKKKKEELEKIKKEEEELEKKIAEDRLRMQRDFEIEQEKNRKKEEEARLKNEQLKEEQEAKKREAEKKKKEMEEQRQAELKRKLDAELAAKKASGNNEGVSHQARGNSPPIPTVLKKMEVAGQDTTDFRTASPPIPTVAKKGNAQGSNATATLSPPVAMGNHLQQEPVRNTELDHDVLSQLTALRQQLKNEEKRVQQQMDHTSAVTKYSDARRVQQGLGSRRGKRDVDVFRRALSNKTAVVKKDSEGFSAADEFNRIKFEDTSSLAGEFRSKFPDPASTNSVLDLQQQAYLIEQEDKLAELRSDGDRDKKQSLQDGQTFQVSRRPGSSHSLLESESQFLSVDDPKQMLSLEQMSSRPRQSSARERRRWKQLEEMAKNPKPSDTHKPPTPGGFSLNSVTSFNVDEVAMRNEERLQRLEMIQRVSERDGRGSLSGDPDKVLQRFMEQRGRPSPVGSRNSEASIEAETSFQPI; via the exons GCATTTTCAAGAAGCACCTGCTCCAGTGTTGGAGCGTACTAGAGCAAAAGTCAAAG GAATTGCTGATGATGATAGTTCAGGAGGACTGAAATTGGGGGGTTATGAAAAACATCAAGAGAAATTGCGACAGGAAAGGAAGGAAGAATACAGGAAATATCTTGCAGAG AAAAATTTCCGCTCCACTGGAAAGGTTGAGCCTGTTTTGTCAGAAAACAGTCAGTCATCTACTTCTGGTCACAAACCAAACGAG AGACAGCTAGTAAgagatgaagatgatgatggtgaCGACCATTTTTATCCTAGCAGAGGAAAGGGAAAGGAAAACTTTGACGAACAT GATGCAGGGAGAGATTATTATAGCAATGAAAGAT ATGGTAacagggaacaagggaaccgGTTTGAATCGTATGAGGATCTTCTACAAAAGAAACGTGCACAGGAGAGAAAATACAG AGGTCTTGATGATCCTGACTTTGGCTCTGATAG GTCCTTGAGGTTAAATGCACGCCAATACAAAGAGGCTTCTAGAAGTGATGGATATCTCAGTAGGCGATACAATGATGACTATGATGAT TGGAGTCACAGCAGAAGTCGACTAAGAGGCCATAGGGAAAGGAGCTTTGAATCAAA GCGTGTTCGTTTTCATGATGAGGATGATTTAGATGATGG ttCTTGGGTGATGCCACGGCGGAGACTTGACTATTTTGATGacgatgaagatgaagatAAACTTCAAGAATCG GCGCGTAGGAAGGGGAAGAGGTCACAGCGACGAAACAGTGCTCATTTACCAGAAAG AGATCTTCCGAAAGATGAGACTTTACAAAGAAGCAAGACAGATAGCAGCATCCGATCTCAGTCAGCACCTTTAGAAAGCACAGGACTTCTAGGTG TGCTAGGTTCTGAGGAATCAAAAAGTgtacaagcaaagaaaaaagagcaGTACAGGAGGGATCTCCAACAGCAAATGCAAGAGCAGGCAGATAACAAGAAAAG GGAAAGAATGCTCCGCCTTGGAGTTGAGCAAGAATCTAGTGGAAGGCCACTGAATTCTCAG ttcgaCAGAACACCTCCAGGTGCAGCCAGTGGATTGTATGGACAGAGTCAGGCGCAAGGCTACGATATGTCCTTGGCCAATCATGGACCTAGGACCAGGCCACCCTCTCACCCTGCCGTTCATCCCAATCCATACGATGACCCGTATTACTCCTATGGAGGACTGGAAAGTGGAACTTCCCAGGGATTATCTTTAGATGCCCCTAGAGGGACAACTCACACTACAACTCAAGGAAATAGGGTACCCGGCGCTAGGCTAGATGCTGGTGCAACTGGAGGAG GCCCAGATCCCTTCTCTCGTCATGCTGGAAAAGACCTAAGCCCCCTCTCTGGTTTCCAGCCTCCTGGAGGTTTCAGCAGCCTTGCAACAGGAGAGCATGACGCGGCGTCTATTGAAAAGAAGAAGGCAGCACAACAAGCCTATCAAGAGGAACTGAAGAAGCAG ATGGTAGAAAGAAATGCAAGGAAAGAAATagcaaaacaggaaaaagaaag ATACGAGAGGAGGATTGAACAACAAGCAGCAAATTATAACCCCTGGGGTAAAGGTGGAGGGGGTGCCCCGATCAGAGATTCAACGGGGCATCTTGTTG CAAACCTGCGCACCTTGAAGCAGATGAATGATCAAGGGGTGAATATGAGCCCTCGAGATCAGCCTCCATCTGTCGAAACAAGGTTTGAAGCCACAAATGATTCGTTCCAGTCCCCAAGAACATCAGCAGTGACTGAGGCCAGTCCTATGATGCAGGCGGCAG GTCAGATCGGTGGACGGACTGGATTCGGAAGGTCAGATCCTTTGAAGGAAGCTCAACCACAG GATGATCTTAAGAAAGCAGCCAAGTTAGAGTATCAGGAATGTCTTCGAAAACAG GTtgagcaaaaagaaaaaaagaaaaaggaagaacttgagaaaattaagaaagaagaagaagaactg gaaaagaaaatcgcGGAGGATAGGCTGAGGATGCAGAGAGACTTTGAAATAGAGCAAGAGAAAAACCGCAAAAAGGAGGAAGAG GCGCGATTGAAAAACGAACAGCttaaagaagaacaagaagccaaaaaaagagaagcggagaagaaaaagaaagaaatggaaGAACAGAGACAAGCTGAACTGAAGAGAAAACTGGACGCCGAGTTAGCAGCAAAGAAAGCTTCTGGCAATAATGAA GGTGTTTCACATCAAGCAAGGGGCAACTCGCCGCCTATTCCGACAGTGCTAAAGAAAATGGAGGTAG CAGGTCAGGATACGACTGATTTCAGAACTGCTTCACCTCCCATTCCAACAGTAGCTAAAAAGGGAAACGCACAAG gtTCCAATGCTACGGCCACTCTTTCTCCGCCGGTTGCCATGGGAAACCATCTTCAACAAG AGCCTGTCAGAAATACAGAGCTTGATCATGATGTCCTGAGTCAGCTGACCGCACTGAGACAACAGCtgaagaatgaagaaaaacggGTTCAGCAGCAAATGGACCACACATCAGCTGTG ACAAAATATTCCGATGCCCGTCGAGTTCAACAAGGCCTTGGAAGCAGAAG AGGCAAAAGGGATGTTGACGTCTTTAGAAGAGCGCTTAGCAATAAAACTGCTGTGGTGAAAAAAGACTCTGAG gGTTTTTCAGCCGCTGATGAATTCAATCGCATAAAATTTGAAG ACACCTCCTCTCTCGCTGGTGAATTCCGCAGCAAGTTTCCCGATCCAGCGTCAACCAACAGTGTTCTGGACCTCCAGCAGCAAGCCTATCTCAT AGAACAGGAAGACAAGCTAGCCGAGTTGCGATCAG ATGGAGATAGAGACAAGAAACAGTCACTGCAAGACGGGCAAACCTTTCAG GTTTCTAGGCGACCTGGGAGTAGTCATTCGCTTCTAGAATCCGAGAGTCAATTTCTTTCTGTTGATGACCCGAAGCAGATGTTATCATTGGAGCAGATGTCATCTAGACCGAGGCAATCATCTGCAAGGGAGAGAAGGCGCTGGAAACAACTTGAAGAAATGGCCAAAAACCCTAag CCCAGCGATACGCACAAACCTCCAACACCTGGAGGTTTTTCTCTAAATTCAGTGACAAGTTTCAATGTCGATGAAGTGGCGATGAGAAATGAAGAACGGCTTCAAAGACTCGAAATGATTCAGCGCGTCTCAGAACGAGATGGGCGTGGTAGCTTGTCAGGGGACCCGGATAAAGTTCTTCAAAGATTTATGGAGCAGAGGGG CCGGCCCTCTCCTGTTGGCAGTAGAAATTCAGAAGCGTCCATTGAGGCAGAAACTTCCTTTCAACCCATTTAA